The Balneolaceae bacterium DNA segment GCTTTAGTTACCAGCAGCGGCGCAGGTTTTCCCGGGATAAGCGCCGTAGTAATAACGATATCCGATTTTTTAACATGCTCGTGTATCACTTCACGTTGTCTCTCCTGGTTGCTTTTTGAAAGCTCTTTGGCATATCCACCATCGGATTCGGTTTCCTCCTTCTCAAGAGGAACTTCTACAAATGTTGCCCCTAAACTTTCCACTTGCTCTTTAACCTCGGGGCGGATATCAAACGATTCAACCACAGATCCTAATCGTTTAGCGGTGGCTATGGCCTGTAATCCCGCAACACCAGCTCCTAATACCAGAACTTTCGCCGGACGAATTGTACCAGCTGCGGTCATCATCATCGGCATATATTTGTCAAGATGATCGGCACCAATCAGGGCAGCTTTATATCCTGCAATGTTACTCATCGAAGAGAGAGCATCCATCGACTGAGCCCGGCTGATTCTTGGAATAGTATCCATTGCCATGGCTCTTATTCCCTGTTTTTTCAACAGATCAACATAATCTCCATTTTGAAGCGGCCAGATAAACGAGATCAGAACGGTTCCTTCCTTAAGTTTTTTTACCGTTTCCTCTTCCGGTGCCTGTACAGCTAAATAGAGATCACATTTTTCGAGAATAGCCTCTCTTTTTGATTCAATGGTAGCACCGGCCTCTTTATACTGTTCATCTGTGTAGCTTGAGGCAACACCTGCATCCTTTTCGAGCCAAACATCCAGGCCGAGTGAAATTAATTTCTCTGCACCTTCCGGTGTTAACGCTACACGTTTTTCGTTCTTCTGAGTCTCCTTACAAACTCCAACTATCAATGTTAGTCCTCCGTTGTCATGATTTCAGGTAACTTAGCGATTTTTATTCTATTTGCAACACGTGGTCGTTATTAGAAATAATTCTTTTTTAAAGTAAGAAATCTTGTTTAAAAGTTATCATATTGATAGATATTATTGACTATAACAACGCATGATTTTTCTTACCTTTAAAAAGAAAAATAAAAAAGTGTACTAAAATGGAAGATATACAAGATAAAACTTTAGATGTAGTAATAATCGGAAGCGGACCTGCAGGGCTAACAGCCGCGCTCTATGCTGCCCGCGCCGATCTGAATCCTGTGATTTTTGAAGGACCTGAACCCGGTGGTCAATTGATGCAAACCACTGATGTTGAAAACTATCCCGGCTACCCGGAAGGAGTGATGGGTCCCAAAATGATGGAAGATTTTCGCGAACAGGCCACACGCTTCGGTGCCGATTGCCGATACGGATATGTAACAGATATTAACTTTGAGAAGCGGCCGTACAAACTTACAGTTGATGAAGAAACAACACTGTATGCAAAATCAATTATTATCTCGACAGGTGCTTCCGCAAAGTGGTTAAATTTGCCAAGTGAACAGAGACTGAGAGGGAAGGGAGTGAGTGCTTGTGCAACCTGTGATGGGGCTTTTTTCCGGGATCAACATGTGATTATTGTGGGGGGCGGAGATACCGCAATGGAAGAAGCTACATTCCTGACAAAGTTCGCCTCAAAAGTAACAGTTATTCACCGAAGAGATGAACTCCGGGCTTCCAAAGCGATGCAAACACGCGCATTCAATAACGAGAAAATTGAATTTATGTGGGATTCCGAACTCCAGGAAGTTTTGGGTGAAAAAGTGGTTGAAGGTGTAAAGATCTACAATAATAAAACGGAAGAGGTTACCACTCTTGATGATGTAACCGGCGTATTTATTGCAATTGGCCACAAACCGAATACCGATCTCTTTAAAGGCGTACTTACCATGGATGATGTTGGATATATCCAAACGAAAGGCCAATCTACCGAAACAGATCTGCCCGGAATTTTTGCCAGCGGCGATGCGATGGACCCAATCTATCGTCAGGCTGTAACTGCTGCCGGAACCGGATGCCGTGCTGCGTTAGATGCTGAGCGATATTTGGCTGAAAACGAAATTGACGAGGAAGCGCTCGCCCAAGAACACTGGAAATAAACGTAACCCGGCTCGCCGAGCCGGGGATAAAATCTTAGATTTGTAGTGTTACAATCTTTAAAAAAGTATAGTCAATCAGGTAGCCACAAAAACACGAAATCACAAAATTTTTAGTGTTTTTGTACCCTCTTTTCAAGTTGACTATTAAATTGATTTATTGATCCTAATACTATATTAATTTACCAGTTGCTACAGTAGCAATTCATCGGATGAGTATATTTATTTAGAATAATGGTTCTGTTTGTTTCACTTATCCGTTGAATATCTAATTCAAACTTTGATAGGAGAGTCCCCCTTTGAAGGGGGCAATGGGGGATGAAAAGAAAGTCGCTCGATCTATAAATTTGAATGTTAAGCGTTTACGCGTTTTGAAATCTCCTATTTCTTCTCAGATTCTGAATCTTCACCATTTCGCTTAGCTTCAGACTTCCTTTCCTCTTCTTCCTCTTCATCATCCTTAATCTCAATCACCTCCGCTTCCACTTCATATTCATCTTTCTCCTCCTCCTCTTCATCCACTTCTCGTTCGATGAATACTTTAGCATCATTTGCATAGAGGAGGATAGTGGAAACAGCAGTAATCAGGGGGGCATAAACTGCTAAGAGTGTTAAACCGGCAGCTCCAATTGTAAGTTGGCTCTGGAAAAGGATTTTTCCCTTTCTGTTCTTAATCAGAACACGCCGGGCATTACCTTCCTTTATGATTTTCTTGATTTGAGTAACAATTTCGTCAACGGTTCCGCGAATCTCTTCGAGAATGGTTTTTTGTGTTGTTTCCATGATTTTACCGTTTCTTTTAGATTTTTTTGTAAGGGATTGGCTTTTCATAGTTCATACTACGAGAAGACCATTAATAAAGATACAAAATCAGATATG contains these protein-coding regions:
- a CDS encoding Re/Si-specific NAD(P)(+) transhydrogenase subunit alpha, with amino-acid sequence MIVGVCKETQKNEKRVALTPEGAEKLISLGLDVWLEKDAGVASSYTDEQYKEAGATIESKREAILEKCDLYLAVQAPEEETVKKLKEGTVLISFIWPLQNGDYVDLLKKQGIRAMAMDTIPRISRAQSMDALSSMSNIAGYKAALIGADHLDKYMPMMMTAAGTIRPAKVLVLGAGVAGLQAIATAKRLGSVVESFDIRPEVKEQVESLGATFVEVPLEKEETESDGGYAKELSKSNQERQREVIHEHVKKSDIVITTALIPGKPAPLLVTKAMVEDMKPGSVVVDIAAEQGGNCEVTEPGETINHNGVLIGGPLNLPSSLAFHASKLYSKNLLSLLDLLIEDGKPNFNFEDEIILNATITNEGEIVSPFVKENS
- the trxB gene encoding thioredoxin-disulfide reductase; translation: MEDIQDKTLDVVIIGSGPAGLTAALYAARADLNPVIFEGPEPGGQLMQTTDVENYPGYPEGVMGPKMMEDFREQATRFGADCRYGYVTDINFEKRPYKLTVDEETTLYAKSIIISTGASAKWLNLPSEQRLRGKGVSACATCDGAFFRDQHVIIVGGGDTAMEEATFLTKFASKVTVIHRRDELRASKAMQTRAFNNEKIEFMWDSELQEVLGEKVVEGVKIYNNKTEEVTTLDDVTGVFIAIGHKPNTDLFKGVLTMDDVGYIQTKGQSTETDLPGIFASGDAMDPIYRQAVTAAGTGCRAALDAERYLAENEIDEEALAQEHWK
- a CDS encoding DUF4342 domain-containing protein, whose translation is METTQKTILEEIRGTVDEIVTQIKKIIKEGNARRVLIKNRKGKILFQSQLTIGAAGLTLLAVYAPLITAVSTILLYANDAKVFIEREVDEEEEEKDEYEVEAEVIEIKDDEEEEEERKSEAKRNGEDSESEKK